One window from the genome of Yamadazyma tenuis chromosome 7, complete sequence encodes:
- the FAF1 gene encoding pre-rRNA processing and 40S ribosomal subunit assembly (COG:S; EggNog:ENOG503P2R3), which produces MSEEEEYMRALEVQRRNFEASFGSLETMGFEDKSKVKPANEPNDSEDDDLEIGSDELSDFDGFSGMSDSEGAEDDESDSASDHGEPQHVSKPKVVKIGDNYSDAPILSNKDKKMLRQGRAPMMAEIEEKERKLHKLSAKQQQNAKKEDDDNLENDLMLQRLLQESHILSKQVGYSGAELTMSTLDYEDPTGSARKKALTSRLRNLSAINSGSGGLPKKLEKMPMAMRKGMIKSRENRISKYEKEAKDAGIVLSRVKKGELRDLDSGRGSTFASDRLGTGKKEVNTVRDRGLRINSVGRSTRNGLMISADEISRINNAGSRGRGGPGGRGGRGGRGGRGGRGGRR; this is translated from the coding sequence ATGagcgaagaagaagaatacATGCGTGCACTTGAAGTGCAGCGACGCAACTTTGAGGCCAGTTTCGGCAGTCTTGAAACCATGGGATTTGAGGATAAATCCAAGGTGAAACCTGCAAATGAGCCGAACGATCTGGAAGATGACGATCTCGAGATCGGAAGCGATGAGCTCAGCGATTTTGACGGTTTTTCAGGAATGCTGGATAGTGAAGGCGCCGAAGATGACGAATCCGATAGCGCAAGTGATCATGGAGAACCACAACATGTATCCAAGCCAAAGGTCGTGAAAATCGGCGATAACTACAGTGATGCTCCAATACTATCcaacaaagacaaaaagaTGCTTAGACAGGGCAGAGCACCAATGATGGCCGAAATCGAGGAAAAAGAAAGGAAATTGCACAAATTATCTGCCAAACAACAGCAGAATGCGAAAAAGGAAGACGAcgacaacttggaaaacgaTCTAATGCTTCAGAGACTCTTGCAAGAATCGCATATCTTGTCAAAACAAGTGGGGTATTCTGGAGCCGAGTTGACGATGCTGACCCTTGATTACGAGGATCCAACTGGGAGTGCCAGGAAGAAAGCCTTGACATCACGGTTGAGGAATTTATCGGCAATTAActctggttctggtggaCTTCCCAAGAAGCTTGAGAAAATGCCCATGGCCATGCGAAAAGGTATGATAAAAAGCCGGGAAAACAGAATCTCCAAGTACGAAAAGGAGGCCAAAGACGCTGGAATTGTGTTATCAAGAGTCAAGAAAGGAGAGCTTCGAGACTTGGACCTGGGAAGAGGATCTACATTTGCATCTGATCGTTTGGGGACGGGAAAGAAGGAGGTGAATACCGTGAGAGACAGAGGACTAAGGATCAACTCGGTGGGGAGGTCCACACGAAACGGATTGATGATATCTGCTGATGAGATCAGTCGTATTAATAACGCTGGTTCTCGGGGTCGTGGTGGCCCTGGTGGCCGTGGTGGTCGTGGTGGTCGGGGTGGTCGGGGTGGCCGCGGTGGCAGAAGATAA
- the GYP2 gene encoding GTPase activating protein (GAP) (EggNog:ENOG503NW7X; COG:S; BUSCO:EOG09260K4B) → MSFFENLRSKAVNTFNQVLDKNKGEKLSRDEKFCIDNHLPDGEVILAELAVELRISSEYSLIEYNSVPQGRVYLTNHYIVFWDAYDRRNCSFVLNLSAVKKVERVPTNSYGFALNLTTHSKLNIVLYLIGLRSESEKFAHSLKMTLKSNLPNIKKLQPFMQTCYSEYILAKNKISDENIEVVPPGGLGLIYKFPGNPKELRDKSKMKLWFDLFRADGRNLSLIRTNMFHKLIRVGLPNRLRGEIWELSCGSMYLRLDNPDEYERILEENKDKRSIAIEEIEKDLNRSLPEYSAYQNPDGIERLRKVLTAYSWKNPQVGYCQAMNIVTAALLIFMSEEQAFWCLNVLCERIVPGYYSKTMYGTLLDQRVFESLVEDTMPLLWQHIAKHDIQLSVVSLPWFLSLYLNSLPLVYAFRILDIFFQHGPKTLFQVALAILKINGEELLQLEDDGMFIQVIKNYFLSLDQSAHPDSPNVKYRSITKFQELLVTAFKEFSVIEDSVIEKHRNKHRDSIFSNISTFVKRTELRNLPRTPNLNQLTLGVVYDRFYSIVETYNVTLGSGKNTMDFEAFYRFMSEICDFMNNETTEDTRKIVRDFIHRLFSHWGTSSTSISLPELATGLDKLAEPDLMNAMSNFYELYTDSSKDRIDREGILKMSEDLLAITACWKDCFVLDEITQKEIENAIADVVYKQQKQQNEKQFESEKGELKLPTEVDIDKSIIESKQTERYLSAASTFIQRAFEYAQPNEEEVLIEDLKIEDNKITHNAALNPNAPVFLNLPTFRMVVLADETYELFFSKTLQNSVHADKPLDSKFDTMRNLRDMFDGLLADGREVATKVRRRMDSAASNALLANSDGASMKSGKSTRIQEVDEEERDDDFNTIALNDGDKDVLLGAEVGELKVTSNSTRPTTQVEQQKAHESEHEHESENLIEFQT, encoded by the coding sequence ATGTCGTTCTTTGAAAACCTTCGTAGCAAGGCAGTAAATACCTTCAACCAGGTATTGGACAAAAACAAGGGAGAGAAGCTTTCCCGAGATGAGAAGTTTTGTATAGACAATCATTTGCCAGATGGAGAGGTGATATTGGCGGAGTTAGCGGTAGAATTGAGAATCAGTTCTGAATACAGCCTTATTGAGTACAACTCGGTGCCACAGGGAAGAGTATATTTGACGAATCACTATATTGTTTTCTGGGATGCTTACGacagaagaaattgttCATTTGTGTTGAATCTTTCTGCGGTTAAGAAAGTTGAGAGAGTACCAACAAACTCCTACGGGTTTGctttgaacttgacgaCTCACAGCAAGCTCAACATTGTTCTATACTTGATTGGATTACGATCGGAAAGCGAGAAGTTTGCTcattctttgaaaatgacatTGAAGCTGAATCTCCCAaacatcaagaaacttcaaCCGTTTATGCAGACCTGCTATTCGGAGTACATTTTAGCCAAAAACAAGATATCTGATGAAAATATTGAAGTGGTTCCGCCCGGAGGTTTGGGGTTGATATATAAGTTTCCAGGAAATCCCAAAGAGTTACGagacaagtccaaaatgAAGTTATGGTTTGACCTTTTCCGTGCTGATGGGAGAAACTTGTCTTTGATAAGAACCAACATGTTTCATAAACTCATAAGAGTGGGGTTGCCAAACCGATTGAGAGGCGAAATATGGGAGTTGAGTTGTGGGTCCATGTACTTGCGTTTGGACAATCCGGATGAATACGAACGAATACTAGAAGAGAATAAAGACAAACGTTCCATtgccattgaagaaatagaGAAGGACTTAAATAGGTCTTTGCCTGAATATTCTGCATATCAGAACCCTGATGGTATTGAGAGACTTCGGAAGGTATTGACTGCTTACTCGTGGAAAAATCCTCAAGTTGGATACTGTCAGGCCATGAACATTGTCACTGCTGCTCTATTGATATTCATGTCTGAGGAACAGGCGTTTTGGTGCTTGAATGTTTTATGTGAGAGAATAGTTCCAGGATATTACTCTAAAACCATGTACGGTACACTCTTAGATCAAAGGGTGTTTGAGTCCTTGGTAGAAGACACAATGCCGTTGTTGTGGCAACATATTGCCAAACACGACATACAACTATCAGTAGTGTCACTTCCCTGGTTTCTCTCCCTTTACTTGAATTCTTTGCCTTTAGTGTATGCATTCAGAATCTTGGACATATTCTTTCAGCACGGTCCCAAAACTTTGTTCCAAGTGGCTTTAGCCATTTTAAAGATAAACGGAGAAGAGCTTTTGCAATTAGAAGATGACGGGATGTTTATTCAAGTTATCAAGAATTACTTTTTGTCGTTAGATCAATCAGCTCATCCAGACTCTCCCAATGTCAAGTATAGatccatcaccaaattccAGGAATTACTTGTAACTGCATTCAAAGAATTTTCTGTCATTGAAGACTCAGTTATCGAAAAGCATCGCAATAAGCATAGAGATTCGATTTTTCTGAATATTTCCACGTTTGTCAAGAGAACAGAATTAAGGAATTTACCAAGAACTCCTAACTTGAACCAACTAACTTTGGGGGTTGTCTATGACAGATTCTATTCCATTGTGGAAACCTACAATGTCACGTTAGGAAGTGGGAAAAACACTATGGACTTTGAAGCTTTTTATAGGTTCATGTCGGAAATATGTGATTTTATGAATAATGAAACAACAGAGGACACCAGAAAGATTGTTAGAGACTTCATTCACAGGCTTTTCAGTCACTGGGGAACCTCAAGCACATCCATCAGTTTACCTGAATTAGCTACTGGTTTAGATAAGCTTGCTGAACCCGATCTTATGAATGCAATGTCCAATTTTTATGAACTATACACTGATTCAAGCAAGGATAGAATTGACCGAGAAggaatcttgaagatgtcaGAAGATCTTTTGGCAATCACAGCTTGCTGGAAGGACTGTTTCGTATTGGACGAAATCACTCAAaaggaaattgaaaatgCTATTGCCGATGTAGTTTACAAGCAGCAAAAGCAGCAGAATGAGAAGCAATTTGAATCTGAAAAGGGTGAGCTCAAGTTGCCTACTGAAGTGGATATTGATAAGTCCATCATCGAGAGTAAGCAAACAGAGCGGTATTTGTCGGCTGCCAGTACCTTTATTCAAAGAGCTTTTGAATATGCTCAACCTAATGAGGAGGAAgtgttgattgaagatttaAAAATCGAAGACAATAAAATCACCCATAATGCTGCATTGAACCCGAACGCTCCTGTATTCCTCAATCTTCCAACATTTAgaatggtggttttggcGGATGAGACATATGAGCTTTTCTTTAGCAAAACTTTACAGAATTCCGTCCACGCTGACAAACCTCTTGATTCCAAATTTGACACCATGCGAAACTTACGAGATATGTTTGATGGGTTGTTAGCTGATGGTAGAGAAGTTGCTACTAAGGTCCGTCGTCGTATGGACTCAGCCGCTTCCAATGCTCTATTGGCTAACTCTGACGGAGCATCGATGAAATCAGGCAAATCGACCAGAATCCAggaagttgatgaagaggaacgtgatgatgattttaaCACCATTGCTCTCAATGACGGAGACAAGGATGTGCTTTTGGGAGCTGAGGTGGGCGAGTTAAAAGTCACCAGTAATTCCACAAGACCCACAACACAggttgaacaacaaaagGCACACGAGAGTGAACATGAACATGAGAGtgaaaacttgattgaGTTTCAAACATAA
- a CDS encoding uncharacterized protein (EggNog:ENOG503P5SR), whose product MSTITNLPLPDLRFENTFMKSLRTYAAESAKTPPQAVPELALRTESEIDLLNEQLDLDEQSQIDQPLPPITPAIVAYAIIKDQILMPLLQGILYSGLILVSKPYLRLVVLQGQKFGSYLATILGVHQFTRPRPYR is encoded by the coding sequence ATGTctaccatcaccaacttgcCATTGCCGGACTTACGGTTCGAAAACACCTTTATGAAATCACTCCGCACGTATGCAGCCGAGTCTGCCAAGACTCCACCACAAGCGGTGCCAGAACTCGCCCTACGAACCGAATCTGAAAtcgacttgttgaacgagcaacttgatcttgacgAACAATCACAAATAGACCAGCCCTTACCACCCATCACGCCGGCCATTGTGGCCTATGCCATAATAAAGGACCAGATCCTCATGCCGTTGCTCCAGGGTATTCTTTACAGTGGACTTATTCTCGTTTCTAAGCCATATTTGCGGCTAGTGGTGCTACAAGGCCAGAAATTTGGCAGCTACTTGGCAACGATCCTTGGTGTACATCAGTTTACCAGGCCACGGCCGTACCGCTGA
- a CDS encoding uncharacterized protein (EggNog:ENOG503P9PU), which produces MFRRKSRSVHNVAYTGVNHSAPATSQPNSNALAAALTIGHSLKNNDSTIVRSGSIQQLRPPPTTKSNSLLKRSPSLSNKRTSSFRNFSGDVHSSRLSYDIDDSITESYMDEVTDETTKHYNNHDTVRDLKLRHIPANSPAVRPGAAAHSNPPKVKMVKKYIPTPNGIKIIEVPEAKLQQEISRNNSIRSGANIPRSSSINSLTSPRVSVARRQPSSRLSSLIKSPTLGAMKEEAEASPEQESREYALLEKKIREEKALQKKLEQKRLEYEQLKQRRLVDQQALRELEEEIDHDASHLIHPQIRPTDTSSVSSAYDSDIRSKEVNGLGIVSADTVVDEHEHEVVQKPVLENVTDHFISPTSTNDIVDETDESDYQIHSIDPSSVIVDEFETREVSENAEDSIVEGSIDPSKVLVDELESDKTPKLGQFDSEETPKLGQFDSEETPKLEEFDSEETPKLGHFNGDKTSKLTDEGVTGGDEFGIEEAEFDADDTPVLNKEPKPTFETVPEIINDQPTTTIDGLMAPVVVMNGGSSASSITSDESPTRSKRPMKSAMKNSSSFSVPNNSRRKSNAAHEAYLSLTTAENTRLNSKMSLNDINPVYSQSHHYPTDTASATPLNKRMSTSLRKPPPQAQGGPGSSPGMVKSLRPQSMQIDPSRQANENASPGARMSHRSLRDRSSVYVQPIAPHPALNPNYQSSSQVKAAELYAKANSRPHSTFNAPRKTSFSNEHASPGDSAMRTSLRDHLHQSPPPDYQQHQPRQTNQLKPPQFQGQGEPITPTKPRSSRFVDSDDEISHNGVLSPESPGVFSTRYINSEQEKYSHTVPHSQPQIKTSRQPQIMTLREPPKSKVPDHGSGDKRGKEKKKVGGRLRKLFGRS; this is translated from the coding sequence ATGTTCAGGCGTAAAAGTCGAAGCGTACACAACGTGGCATACACTGGGGTCAACCATTCGGCCCCTGCCACCAGCCAACCCAATTCTAACGCGTTGGCCGCCGCCTTGACCATTGGTCACAGCCTTAAAAATAATGATTCAACCATCGTGCGGTCAGGTTCGATCCAGCAATTGAGACCTcctcccaccaccaaatccaactcCCTTTTGAAGCGGTCACCTTCGCTCTCCAACAAACGGACTTCCAGCTTCCGAAACTTCTCGGGTGACGTCCACTCGTCTCGACTCTCGTATGACATTGACGATAGCATAACCGAGTCATACATGGACGAAGTTACAGACGAGACCACAAAACACTATAACAACCACGACACGGTGCGTGACCTCAAGTTGCGACACATCCCTGCCAACTCCCCTGCTGTCCGCCCTGGTGCTGCCGCTCATTCCAATCCCCCTAAAGTCAAAATGGTCAAGAAGTACATTCCTACGCCCAACGGgatcaaaatcatcgaGGTGCCTGAAGCCAAGCTCCAGCAGGAGATCTCCCGCAACAACTCGATCCGCTCGGGTGCAAACATCCCCCGGTCCAGCTCCATCAACTCATTGACGAGTCCTCGAGTGTCGGTGGCCAGAAGGCAACCGTCTTCCCGGCTTTCGagtttgatcaagtctCCCACGTTGGGGGCCATGAAGGAGGAGGCCGAGGCCTCGCCGGAGCAGGAGAGCCGCGAGTATgcattgttggagaagaaaatcCGGGAAGAAAAGGCGttgcagaagaagctcGAGCAGAAGCGTTTGGAATACGAGCAGTTGAAACAGAGACGGTTGGTGGACCAGCAGGCGTTGAGGGAACTCGAGGAAGAAATAGACCACGACGCCTCGCATTTAATCCATCCACAGATCAGGCCCACAGACACTCTGTCTGTGAGCTCGGCGTACGATAGTGACATTAGACTGAAGGAAGTCAATGGGTTAGGAATTGTTTCTGCCGACACCGTCGTAGACGAACATGAGCATGAAGTGGTCCAGAAGCCAGTTCTTGAGAATGTCACCGACCACTTCATTTCTCCTACCTCCACCAACgacattgttgatgaaacaGATGAATCGGACTACCAGATCCACTCGATTGATCCGTCAAGTGTCATTGTGGATGAGTTTGAGACCAGAGAGGTTTCTGAAAACGCTGAGGActccattgttgaaggGTCCATTGATCCTTCTAAAGTGCTTGTGGATGAGCTCGAAAGTGACAAGACACCTAAGCTTGGACAATTTGACAGTGAAGAAACACCTaaacttggacaatttGACAGTGAAGAGACACCtaaacttgaagagtttgacAGTGAAGAAACACCCAAGCTTGGACATTTTAATGGGGACAAGACATCTAAACTCACAGATGAAGGCGTAACTGGAGGAGACGAGTTTGGTATCGAGGAGGCTGAATTTGATGCAGACGATACACCTGTTCTCAACAAAGAACCAAAACCAACCTTTGAAACGGTTCCTGAGATCATTAACGACCAACCAACTACCACCATCGATGGGTTAATGGCTCCGGTGGTGGTAATGAATGGGGGAAGCTCTGCTTCCTCCATCACGTCGGATGAATCTCCTACCCGTTCTAAGAGACCAATGAAGTCTGCTATGAAGAACTCGTCTTCTTTTTCGGTTCCCAACAATAGTAGAAGAAAGAGCAACGCTGCCCACGAAGCTTACCTTTCTTTGACTACGGCGGAAAACACCAGATTGAACTCCAAGATGTCCTTGAACGACATTAACCCCGTCTACTCCCAAAGTCACCATTATCCCACCGACACTGCGTCCGCAACTCCCCTCAACAAAAGAATGTCTACGTCTTTAAGAAAACCCCCACCACAAGCCCAAGGTGGACCCGGTTCGTCTCCTGGAATGGTGAAGTCTTTGAGACCCCAGTCTATGCAGATTGACCCTTCAAGACAAGCCAACGAAAACGCTTCTCCAGGAGCTCGTATGAGCCACAGATCCTTGCGTGATAGGTCCTCGGTGTATGTTCAGCCCATTGCTCCACACCCGGCCTTGAACCCTAACTACCAATCTCTGTCGCAGGTCAAGGCTGCTGAATTGTATGCCAAAGCAAACAGCAGACCACACTCGACTTTCAATGCTCCTAGAAAGACTTCGTTCAGCAATGAGCATGCGTCGCCTGGTGACTCAGCAATGAGAACAAGTTTGAGGGACCACCTTCACCAGTCTCCTCCGCCTGATTATCAGCAACATCAACCTAGGCAGACCAATCAGCTTAAACCTCCGCAATTCCAAGGTCAAGGAGAACCTATAACTCCCACCAAACCCAGAAGTTCTCGGTTTGTCGACTCGGATGATGAAATCAGCCACAATGGGGTATTATCACCAGAAAGTCCGGGGGTCTTCTCTACCAGATACATCAACTCGGAACAAGAAAAGTACTCACATACAGTGCCGCATTCACAGCCCCAAATCAAAACTAGTCGGCAGCCACAGATCATGACGTTGAGGGAACCACCCAAGTCGAAAGTTCCAGATCATGGATCCGGCGATAAAAgaggaaaagaaaagaagaaggttgGAGGAAGATTAAGAAAATTGTTCGGTAGATCTTAG
- the HIS6 gene encoding Enzyme that catalyzes the fourth step in the histidine pathway (COG:E; EggNog:ENOG503NVJU; BUSCO:EOG092640IZ), with the protein MTKFRGCIDIHSGQVKQIVGGTLTQDDAVITTDSSTTENFVSTKPSSFYANVYKESQLLGCHVIKLGTNPENDAAAKLACQTWPEKLQVGGGINYNNALTWLDEYKASHVIVTSWLFQGKQLDWNKLKQISELVGKHRLIVDLSCRKVTDNDGHKWVVAMNKWQTLTTSVLSESFLLQVSQYCDEFLIHAADVEGLCNGIDEDLVKKLGEWCPVGFEGKIVYAGGAKSVEDLDRVSELSDNKVDLTYGSALDLFGGKLVKYEDLVGWNESH; encoded by the coding sequence ATGACCAAGTTCAGAGGCTGTATAGATATCCACTCAGGACAGGTGAAACAGATCGTGGGTGGAACCCTCACCCAAGACGACGCAGTGATAACCACGGACTCCAGTACCACTGAGAATTTCGTCTCCACCAAGCCCTCCTCGTTCTACGCCAATGTATATAAAGAATCGCAGTTGCTCGGGTGCCATGTCATAAAGCTTGGAACCAACCCTGAAAACGATGCCGCTGCTAAACTAGCTTGCCAGACATGGCCCGAAAAACTCCAGGTGGGTGGTGGAATCAACTACAACAACGCGTTGACGTGGTTGGATGAGTATAAGGCTAGTCATGTCATTGTCACCAGCTGGCTCTTTCAGGGAAAGCAGCTTGATTGGAATAAGCTCAAACAAATTTCTGAATTGGTGGGAAAGCATCGCCTTATTGTGGACTTGAGCTGCCGGAAAGTTACAGACAATGACGGGCACAAATGGGTGGTGGCCATGAACAAATGGCAAACATTAACCACCAGTGTGCTCAGCGAACTGTTCTTATTGCAAGTTTCTCAGTACTGCGACGAATTTTTGATTCATGCCGCTGATGTGGAAGGATTATGCAACGGGATTGATGAggacttggtgaagaagcTTGGAGAGTGGTGCCCGGTTGgatttgaaggaaaaaTAGTGTATGCTGGTGGTGCTAAACTGGTGGAAGACCTTGATCGAGTTCTGGAATTGAGTGATAATAAGGTGGACTTGACGTATGGCAGTGCATTAGATCTTTTTGGCGGGAAATTAGTCAAGTATGAGGATTTAGTTGGCTGGAATGAGAGTCACTAG
- the rpb3 gene encoding RNA polymerase II subunit 3 (BUSCO:EOG09263PXH; EggNog:ENOG503NWFI; COG:K) → MDIDKDTESGPAITIRSSERDHVNFVLKNVDLAVANSVRRTMMAEVPTLAIDLVEIDVNTSVLADEFIAHRLGLIPLVSDSIDELSYSRDCTCDQYCNKCSVKLELAAKCDTDSTMNIYASDLAKFQNGSTLGDPVIRDAQGKGSLICKLRKHQELRITCIAKKGIAKEHAKWSPCSAVGFEYDPWNKLKHTDYWYEESVEDEWPKSENCEWEEAPDPEAPFDYNARANNFYVDIETIGSLSPNDVFVKSLETLQLKLAGISVELNKDTVESSNAESGGLTTYGRNGGETPEINYGGSYGGSSWS, encoded by the coding sequence ATGGACATCGACAAAGATACCGAAAGTGGGCCTGCCATCACCATCCGAAGCAGTGAGCGCGACCATGTGAACTTCGTGTTAAAGAATGTCGACCTTGCCGTGGCCAACTCCGTCCGGAGAACCATGATGGCAGAGGTCCCCACCTTGGCCATAGACTTGGTGGAAATCGACGTTAACACCTCTGTGTTGGCAGATGAGTTTATTGCACACAGATTGGGGCTCATCCCGCTTGTTAGTGATAGCATCGACGAGTTGTCGTACTCCCGGGACTGTACGTGTGACCAGTACTGTAATAAATGTTCTGTGAAGTTGGAGCTTGCCGCCAAATGTGATACCGACAGCACCATGAACATCTACGCCTCggacttggccaagtttCAGAACGGCTCTACGTTGGGCGACCCGGTCATTCGGGATGCACAGGGAAAGGGTTCTTTGATTTGTAAGTTGAGAAAACACCAGGAGTTGAGAATCACTTGTATAGCTAAGAAGGGTATCGCCAAAGAACATGCCAAATGGTCACCATGTTCGGCAGTAGGGTTTGAGTATGATCCTTGGAATAAGTTGAAGCATACTGATTACTGGTACGAAGAAAGCGTTGAAGACGAGTGGCCCAAGTCAGAGAACTGTGAATGGGAAGAAGCTCCTGATCCAGAGGCACCGTTTGACTATAATGCTAGGGCCAACAACTTCTACGTGGATATTGAGACTATTGGTAGCTTGTCACCAAACGATGTGTTTGTGAAGTCGCTTGAGACGTTgcagttgaagttggcagGTATATCGGTGGAGTTGAATAAGGATACGGTGGAAAGCAGTAATGCTGAGTCTGGTGGACTTACTACCTACGGAAGAAATGGAGGTGAGACGCCAGAAATAAACTACGGTGGAAGCTACGGCGGCTCTAGTTGGTCGTAG